The following are from one region of the Molothrus aeneus isolate 106 chromosome 7, BPBGC_Maene_1.0, whole genome shotgun sequence genome:
- the TMEM37 gene encoding voltage-dependent calcium channel gamma-like subunit, with protein MTAIGAQVQQLLAHRRPQKSFFETLIRSLIILCVAIAVVLSSISICDGRWLFARGQLFGLWHFCTLGNDSVLKCVTDLRLAQVEGLSVGVIPIRSMVSFAVVVAIFGLELLMVSQVCDDANARRKWAMGSVLILVSFLLSATGVLSFSILVKDHLTFTGFTLTYWCEFIAAFLFFLNGISGLHINSLTHLRNGVGKI; from the exons ATGACGGCCATCGGGGCGCAG gtgcagcagctgctggcacaccGGAGACCACAGAAATCCTTCTTTGAGACGCTCATCAGGAGCCTGATCATCCTGTGCGTGGCCATAGCCGTGGTCTTGTCGTCCATCTCCATCTGCGATGGCCGCTGGCTCTTTGCGAGGGGGCAGCTCTTCGGACTGTGGCACTTCTGCACCCTTGGCAATGACAGTGTCCTGAAGTGTGTCACAGACCTCAGGCTGGCCCAGGTGGAGGGGCTGAGCGTGGGGGTGATTCCCATCAGGAGCATGGTGTCCTTTGCTGTTGTGGTTGCCATATTTGGGTTGGAGCTGCTGATGGTGTCCCAAGTCTGTGATGATGCCAATGCAAGGCGGAAATGGGCAATGGGTTCCGTTCTCATCCTCGTCTCCTTTTTGCTGTCAGCCACCGGTGTTCTGAGCTTCTCCATCCTGGTGAAGGATCACCTCACCTTCACAGGCTTCACGCTGACATACTGGTGTGAGTTCATTGCtgccttcctcttcttccttaaCGGAATCAGCGGACTTCACATCAACAGCCTCACACACCTCAGGAATGGAGTAGGCAAAATCTAG
- the LOC136559115 gene encoding uncharacterized protein has product MLPAAPRGAGGLRPPLFISRRAEGGQHPPPATPAGPGRPPGPPAAESAARPRRAEPGRAEPSKAERSEAAPLQPALWPGTDLPEPAAERGWRAGGARAVAVPLARCSLTPSRVPACHRGLAGCPAASNSLCCRAGAGAERWGTGKLPRPCPLARSPRQRL; this is encoded by the coding sequence ATGCTGCCGGCGGCGCCGAGAGGCGCGGGCGGGCTGCGGCCGCCGCTCTTTATCTCCCGGAGGGCGGAGGGAGGGCAGCACCCCCCGCCCGCCacgcccgcggggccggggcgcccTCCGGGCCCCCCCGCGGCTGAGTCAGCAGCGCGGCCCCGACGggcggagccgggccgggccgaacCGAGCAAAGCGGAGCGGAGCGaggctgctcccctgcagccGGCGCTGTGGCCGGGCACGGACCTGCCCGAGCCCGCTGCAGAGCGCGGCTGGCGGGCGGGAGGTGCGCGGGCAGTGGCGGTGCCGCTCGCCCGCTGTAGCCTCACCCCGTCCCGTGTCCCCGCGTGTCACCGGGGGCTCGCGGGGTGCCCTGCCGCCAGCAACAGCCTGTGCTGCCGTGCCGGTGCTGGTGCCGAGCGCTGGGGCACGGGGAAgctgccccggccctgcccgctcGCCCGGAGCCCCCGGCAGCGTCTCTGA